Proteins co-encoded in one Ruegeria sp. YS9 genomic window:
- the dapE gene encoding succinyl-diaminopimelate desuccinylase — protein MTDPVQLTADLIRCPSVTPAEGGALVLLGSVLADAGFECTRVDRGGVSNLFARWGQKGHPRSFGFNGHTDVVPVGDEAAWTMPPFGAEIRDGVMYGRGATDMKSGVAAFAAAAIDFVRDTPPDGAIILTITGDEEGDALDGTTALLDYMDGADEHMSVCLVGEPTCPNRMGEMMKIGRRGSMTAWFTITGVQGHSAYPHRAKNPLPAMARLMDRLAGHELDQGTDHFDASTLAVVTIDTGNAATNVIPAQCKGTVNIRFNDLHSGASLSDWLKSEADQVAAQFGVEIDVAIKISGESFLTPPGPLSDLVAGAVKAETGATPELSTTGGTSDARFIKNHCPVVEFGLVGRTMHQVDECVDVAQIEQLKSIYTRILTDYFA, from the coding sequence ATGACCGACCCCGTCCAATTGACAGCCGATCTGATCCGTTGCCCATCGGTCACACCTGCCGAGGGCGGCGCGCTGGTTCTGCTGGGGTCGGTGCTGGCGGACGCGGGGTTTGAATGCACGCGTGTCGACCGTGGTGGCGTCAGCAACCTGTTCGCACGGTGGGGCCAGAAAGGCCATCCGCGCAGTTTCGGGTTCAACGGCCATACGGATGTTGTGCCAGTCGGCGATGAGGCCGCGTGGACGATGCCGCCTTTCGGGGCCGAAATACGCGATGGTGTGATGTATGGGCGTGGGGCAACGGATATGAAATCCGGTGTTGCGGCATTTGCGGCTGCGGCGATTGATTTCGTGCGCGACACCCCTCCGGACGGAGCCATCATCCTGACCATAACCGGCGACGAGGAAGGCGACGCGCTGGATGGCACGACCGCCTTGCTGGATTACATGGACGGCGCAGATGAACATATGTCAGTCTGCCTGGTGGGTGAGCCCACCTGCCCGAACAGGATGGGTGAAATGATGAAAATCGGCCGTCGGGGGTCGATGACTGCGTGGTTTACGATCACAGGTGTTCAGGGCCATTCAGCCTATCCGCATCGCGCCAAAAACCCTTTGCCAGCCATGGCGCGGCTGATGGATCGGTTGGCGGGGCACGAACTGGATCAGGGCACGGACCACTTCGATGCTTCGACATTGGCCGTGGTGACAATCGACACCGGGAATGCGGCCACCAACGTAATTCCGGCGCAGTGCAAGGGAACGGTGAATATTCGATTCAATGATCTGCATTCCGGGGCCAGCCTGAGTGACTGGCTGAAGTCGGAAGCGGATCAGGTGGCCGCTCAGTTCGGCGTTGAAATAGATGTCGCAATCAAAATTTCCGGCGAAAGCTTTCTGACCCCGCCGGGGCCATTGTCGGATCTGGTGGCCGGGGCGGTGAAGGCAGAAACAGGCGCAACGCCCGAGCTTTCGACGACCGGCGGTACGTCGGATGCGCGTTTCATCAAGAACCACTGCCCGGTTGTCGAGTTCGGTCTGGTCGGGCGCACGATGCATCAGGTCGACGAGTGTGTCGATGTGGCCCAGATTGAGCAGCTCAAGTCTATCTATACCCGTATCCTGACTGACTATTTCGCCTGA
- a CDS encoding transporter substrate-binding domain-containing protein yields MKRAFFALICLTFAVLAQQSMAQSLTVTTVTRPPFSYVEDGAETGFSMDLLAALAEALNWDYSVNRVDSFSEMLGAVRDGSADLAVANISITAQRETQMDFTQPIFEAGLQIMVPSEAARQPSLLHALLSKELFIAIGLAFAILLGGGMLMWSFERRAQPYFDRKLNEAWFPSFWWALNLVVNGGFEERMPRTPFGRLLGVVLVVSSLFIVSVFTARITSVMTVEAITGSVNSVNDLYGKSVGTITDSTAASFLNRREIEFTGYPGLEQMLDAFEAKQLDAVVFDAPILSYYAAHEGRRIASMTGGVFLRENYGIAFPTGSPLVEDVNQALLSLREDGTYDEIYRKWFGTRN; encoded by the coding sequence ATGAAGCGCGCATTCTTCGCACTGATCTGCCTGACTTTCGCCGTCCTCGCGCAGCAGAGCATGGCGCAGTCTCTCACGGTTACGACAGTGACCCGCCCCCCGTTTTCCTATGTCGAGGACGGTGCGGAAACCGGCTTTTCGATGGATCTGCTCGCGGCGCTGGCAGAGGCGCTGAACTGGGACTATTCCGTCAATCGGGTCGATTCCTTTTCGGAGATGCTGGGCGCGGTCCGGGATGGATCTGCGGATCTTGCAGTTGCCAATATCTCGATCACCGCGCAGCGGGAAACGCAAATGGACTTCACCCAGCCGATCTTTGAGGCGGGCCTGCAAATCATGGTGCCATCGGAAGCCGCGCGCCAGCCGTCGCTGCTGCATGCGTTGCTCTCAAAAGAGTTGTTCATCGCCATCGGCCTGGCCTTCGCCATTCTGTTGGGCGGCGGCATGCTGATGTGGAGCTTTGAGCGCCGCGCCCAACCCTATTTCGACCGCAAGCTGAACGAAGCCTGGTTTCCCTCGTTCTGGTGGGCGCTGAACCTTGTCGTGAACGGCGGTTTCGAAGAGAGGATGCCGCGCACGCCATTCGGCCGGCTTCTGGGTGTCGTTCTGGTTGTTTCGTCACTGTTCATCGTGTCCGTTTTCACGGCCCGCATCACCTCGGTCATGACCGTGGAGGCGATCACGGGCAGCGTGAATTCGGTGAACGACCTGTATGGCAAGAGTGTCGGGACAATCACGGACTCGACCGCGGCAAGCTTTCTGAACCGGCGTGAGATTGAATTCACCGGCTATCCCGGGCTGGAGCAGATGCTGGATGCGTTCGAGGCCAAGCAACTTGACGCTGTGGTCTTCGATGCACCGATCCTGTCCTACTACGCGGCCCATGAAGGCCGGCGGATTGCATCGATGACAGGCGGCGTCTTCCTGCGCGAAAACTACGGTATCGCTTTCCCGACAGGGTCGCCTCTGGTCGAGGATGTCAACCAGGCCCTGCTTTCGTTGCGTGAAGACGGAACTTATGACGAAATCTATCGCAAGTGGTTCGGTACGCGGAACTAG
- a CDS encoding MSCRAMM family adhesin SdrC — MQECDSAKPFSRFRPKIEQCSNSIPQVESGTFLPHLSRDSSHFLLSSTRFPPFATMKTGHLYAGATAKVIFYRRIKMSVLSKLMMTTASVIALSGVPAVAVLSFVTPGAAYAQDGGGDNEGGGDSESGGDSEGGGDNESGGDSESGGDSESGGDSEGGGDNESGGDSESGGDSESGGDSESGGDNESGGDNESEGDSESGGDNESGGDNESEGDSESGGDNEGAETNAENSEVDAMQGENR, encoded by the coding sequence TTGCAGGAATGCGACTCAGCAAAACCCTTTTCCCGTTTTCGCCCAAAAATTGAGCAGTGCTCGAATTCGATTCCCCAAGTTGAATCGGGCACATTTTTGCCACATTTGAGTCGTGATTCTAGCCATTTTCTGCTGAGTTCGACGCGTTTCCCGCCTTTTGCAACGATGAAGACAGGCCATCTCTACGCTGGAGCCACTGCGAAAGTCATTTTTTACAGGAGAATTAAAATGAGTGTTCTGTCCAAGTTAATGATGACGACTGCAAGTGTGATTGCGCTTTCCGGAGTACCTGCTGTCGCTGTGCTGTCGTTTGTGACGCCGGGTGCGGCGTACGCTCAGGACGGCGGCGGCGATAACGAAGGCGGCGGCGACAGCGAAAGCGGCGGCGACAGCGAAGGCGGCGGCGACAACGAAAGCGGCGGCGACAGCGAAAGCGGCGGCGACAGCGAAAGCGGCGGCGACAGCGAAGGCGGCGGCGACAACGAAAGCGGCGGCGACAGCGAAAGCGGCGGCGACAGCGAAAGCGGCGGCGACAGCGAAAGCGGCGGCGATAACGAAAGCGGCGGCGATAACGAAAGCGAAGGCGACAGCGAAAGCGGCGGCGATAACGAAAGCGGCGGCGATAACGAAAGCGAAGGCGACAGCGAAAGCGGCGGCGACAACGAAGGCGCGGAAACCAATGCTGAAAACTCAGAAGTTGACGCTATGCAGGGTGAAAACCGCTGA
- the dapD gene encoding 2,3,4,5-tetrahydropyridine-2,6-dicarboxylate N-succinyltransferase produces MSNAQLEAAIEAAWEARDTITPATAGEQREAIEDTLNALDSGSLRVAEKLENGDWHVNQWAKKAVLLGFRIKDMEIQTGGPQDGGWWDKVDSKFAGWGEDQWRSAGFRAVPNCVVRKSAYIAPGVVLMPSFVNLGAYVDEGTMVDTWATVGSCAQIGKNVHLSGGVGIGGVLEPMQAGPTIIEDNCFIGARSEVVEGCIVREGSVLGMGVFIGKSTKIVDRETGEVTYGEVPPYSVVVAGSMPSKNNINLYCAVIVKRVDEKTRSKTGINELLRD; encoded by the coding sequence ATGTCCAACGCGCAACTGGAAGCCGCCATCGAAGCCGCCTGGGAGGCGCGCGACACGATCACACCCGCTACGGCAGGTGAACAACGCGAAGCGATCGAAGACACGCTGAACGCGCTGGACAGCGGGTCGCTGCGTGTTGCTGAAAAGCTGGAAAACGGCGACTGGCATGTGAACCAGTGGGCGAAGAAAGCGGTTCTGCTGGGCTTTCGCATCAAGGACATGGAAATCCAGACTGGCGGTCCGCAAGACGGCGGCTGGTGGGACAAGGTGGACAGCAAGTTCGCCGGTTGGGGTGAAGATCAATGGCGCTCGGCCGGGTTCCGCGCGGTTCCCAACTGCGTTGTCCGCAAGTCGGCCTATATCGCGCCGGGCGTGGTGCTGATGCCGTCCTTCGTCAACCTTGGCGCCTATGTGGATGAAGGCACCATGGTCGATACCTGGGCGACCGTTGGTTCATGCGCGCAGATCGGCAAAAACGTCCACCTGTCGGGCGGCGTTGGCATCGGCGGCGTGCTGGAGCCGATGCAGGCCGGCCCTACCATCATCGAGGACAACTGCTTTATCGGCGCGCGCTCCGAGGTGGTCGAGGGCTGCATCGTCCGCGAAGGCTCGGTTCTGGGGATGGGCGTGTTCATTGGCAAATCCACCAAGATCGTGGATCGCGAAACCGGCGAAGTGACATATGGCGAAGTCCCGCCCTATTCCGTGGTCGTCGCGGGTTCGATGCCGTCAAAGAACAACATCAACCTGTATTGTGCGGTGATTGTGAAGCGGGTGGATGAAAAGACCCGGTCGAAAACCGGCATCAACGAGTTGCTGCGGGACTGA
- a CDS encoding GntR family transcriptional regulator, translating into MTATISDTIYQNLSQQIITGELSAGEKLRQDHIARAFDTSHVPVREALLRLEAHGLARHEPRRGMRVTALDPAEVREVIEMRVALETLALQQSVQNMSPVALEKIDRARIACDEAQTMPQWEALNRAFHRCILTPCGLPRLLHAIDDLHIASARHLFAHWRSKWVQQTDKDHAALVQALRRKDLSTAKGILTRHIRRAS; encoded by the coding sequence ATGACGGCCACGATTTCCGACACGATTTACCAGAACCTCAGCCAGCAGATCATCACCGGAGAGCTGAGCGCCGGGGAAAAGCTGCGGCAGGATCATATTGCCCGCGCCTTCGACACCAGCCATGTTCCGGTGCGGGAAGCCCTGTTGCGGCTTGAGGCGCATGGATTGGCCCGGCATGAACCGCGCCGGGGCATGCGGGTCACGGCGCTGGACCCGGCAGAGGTGCGAGAGGTCATCGAAATGCGCGTGGCGCTGGAAACACTGGCGTTGCAGCAATCGGTGCAGAACATGTCTCCGGTCGCATTGGAAAAGATCGATCGCGCACGCATCGCCTGTGACGAGGCGCAGACGATGCCCCAATGGGAGGCTCTGAACAGAGCGTTCCATCGCTGCATTCTGACGCCTTGCGGGTTGCCCCGGCTTTTGCATGCAATTGACGACCTGCATATCGCCAGCGCACGCCATTTGTTTGCGCACTGGCGGTCGAAATGGGTGCAGCAGACAGACAAGGACCACGCGGCGCTTGTTCAGGCGCTCAGGCGGAAGGACCTGAGCACGGCAAAAGGTATTCTGACCCGACATATACGCCGCGCCAGCTGA
- a CDS encoding threonine/serine dehydratase — protein MNWKNEISAAQDRIDGHTQVTPVIESRIPGYPVELKLEHMQHTGSFKARGAFNTLLSLDVPDAGVVAASGGNHGAAAAFAAQALGYPAKIFVPELAGPSKIALIRQTGADLSVVSGEYANALTQAQAHEAETGAMQIHAYDAPATVAGQGTCFAEWDAQGLQADTVLVAVGGGGLIAGALAWFDGARKVVAVEPETSCALNAALQAGEPVDVSVSGIAANALGARRIGQICFDLAQGMTSVLVSDDAIAAAQKMLWQAHRILVEPAGATALAALTSGVYRPEPGERVAVLVCGANIAPDPLAG, from the coding sequence ATGAATTGGAAGAACGAAATATCAGCGGCACAGGATCGTATCGACGGACATACGCAGGTGACGCCGGTGATCGAGAGCCGAATACCGGGCTATCCCGTTGAGCTGAAGCTGGAGCACATGCAGCACACGGGCAGTTTCAAGGCGCGCGGCGCGTTCAATACGTTGCTGAGCCTCGACGTGCCCGATGCAGGGGTCGTGGCTGCATCCGGCGGCAATCATGGTGCAGCGGCGGCCTTTGCGGCGCAGGCGCTTGGTTATCCGGCCAAGATTTTCGTGCCTGAACTGGCGGGTCCGTCCAAGATCGCATTGATCCGGCAGACCGGCGCGGATCTGAGCGTTGTGTCCGGCGAATACGCCAATGCGCTGACACAGGCGCAGGCGCATGAAGCGGAAACCGGAGCGATGCAGATACACGCCTATGATGCGCCGGCGACTGTGGCGGGGCAGGGGACCTGCTTTGCGGAATGGGATGCGCAGGGCTTGCAGGCAGACACGGTGCTGGTCGCTGTGGGCGGCGGTGGGCTGATCGCCGGGGCGTTGGCGTGGTTCGACGGCGCGCGCAAAGTCGTCGCGGTGGAGCCCGAAACCTCGTGCGCGCTGAATGCGGCGTTGCAGGCCGGTGAGCCGGTGGATGTCTCGGTATCCGGGATTGCAGCGAACGCCCTGGGCGCGCGCCGGATCGGGCAGATCTGTTTTGATCTCGCGCAGGGGATGACTTCGGTCCTTGTGTCGGATGACGCCATCGCGGCAGCTCAGAAGATGTTGTGGCAGGCGCATCGTATTCTGGTGGAACCGGCTGGTGCTACGGCGTTGGCAGCCTTGACCTCGGGCGTGTATCGGCCCGAACCGGGCGAGCGTGTGGCCGTTCTGGTGTGCGGTGCGAATATTGCGCCGGACCCGCTTGCGGGGTGA
- a CDS encoding LOG family protein: MREDRHNPFRDAQTDRSTASEVPDTPQTRSSAYRLAFADDEFLCRDELRPVRLQLELLKPEMIMSEREITSTIVMFGGARIPEPSQKHTARTETLAGLSTYYDEAREFARLMTVKSNETGCRENVIVTGGGPGVMEAGNRGAQDAGGCSIGLNIVLPHEQAPNLYVTPDLSFNFHYFAIRKMHFLMRARAITIFPGGFGTMDELFESLTLIQTGRMERVPFLLFGREFWERVINWKALADAGTISDEDLDLFRFVNTAQEAVEIIENWEPAPPRDEIPGR, encoded by the coding sequence ATGAGAGAAGACCGCCACAATCCGTTTCGCGATGCGCAGACAGATCGCTCGACAGCGAGCGAAGTGCCGGACACGCCGCAAACGCGATCGTCCGCCTATCGCCTTGCCTTTGCCGATGACGAATTCCTGTGCCGGGACGAACTGCGCCCGGTGCGTCTGCAACTGGAACTGTTGAAACCCGAGATGATCATGAGCGAGCGCGAGATCACCTCGACCATCGTGATGTTCGGCGGCGCGCGCATCCCTGAACCATCGCAGAAACACACCGCACGAACGGAAACACTGGCCGGTCTGTCGACCTATTACGACGAGGCGCGCGAGTTCGCGCGGCTGATGACCGTGAAATCGAACGAGACCGGCTGCCGCGAAAACGTGATCGTGACGGGCGGTGGCCCCGGTGTGATGGAGGCAGGCAACCGTGGTGCACAGGACGCGGGCGGATGCTCTATCGGGTTGAATATCGTTCTGCCGCACGAGCAGGCCCCGAACCTTTATGTGACGCCGGATCTCAGTTTCAACTTTCACTATTTTGCCATCCGCAAGATGCATTTCCTGATGCGGGCCCGCGCCATCACAATCTTCCCCGGCGGCTTCGGGACAATGGATGAGTTGTTCGAATCCCTGACTCTGATTCAGACCGGCCGGATGGAGCGCGTGCCTTTCCTGCTGTTTGGTCGCGAATTCTGGGAGAGGGTCATAAACTGGAAAGCACTGGCCGATGCCGGCACCATCTCGGACGAGGATCTTGACCTGTTCCGCTTTGTGAACACGGCGCAGGAAGCGGTCGAGATCATCGAAAACTGGGAGCCCGCCCCGCCCCGCGACGAAATTCCGGGGCGCTGA
- a CDS encoding cystathionine gamma-lyase: MAPKTGEMLHLRGNALSKGEPVALPLTQSSMYHLPGAPDGQASYGRVDNPTWVHLEHVLSHLEDAPCLSFPSGMAAISAALFATVKAGSRLLIPSDGYYVTRLLADRFLSRLGVIVEERPTIAFAEGGFDGFDVVFAESPSNPGLDMIDLTTVADQVRAAGGVTIADNTTMTPLGQRPLDLGIDVVVSSDTKAMGGHSDMLMGHVASRDSDIMERVGEWRKVSGSIPGPHEAWLLHRGLETLDVRFDRMCSSAEVLAERLAAHPAVKRVRYPGLADDPSHKLAQEQATRFGFLLSLTLNSEDQAEAFINNCPLLRPATSFGGVHSSAERRARWGDDVDPAFIRLSVGCEPVDELWHAIETSLNAV, encoded by the coding sequence ATGGCCCCCAAGACCGGAGAGATGCTGCATCTGCGCGGAAATGCCCTGAGCAAGGGCGAACCTGTGGCGCTGCCGCTGACCCAAAGCAGCATGTACCACCTGCCGGGCGCCCCGGACGGACAGGCGAGTTACGGCCGGGTGGACAACCCGACCTGGGTGCATCTGGAACATGTTCTGTCGCATTTGGAAGACGCACCGTGCCTCAGCTTTCCCTCGGGCATGGCGGCGATTTCCGCGGCGCTGTTTGCCACCGTAAAGGCCGGGTCACGCCTGCTGATCCCCTCCGACGGCTATTACGTGACGCGCCTTTTGGCCGATCGTTTCCTGTCGCGGCTGGGTGTGATTGTTGAAGAACGCCCCACCATCGCCTTTGCCGAAGGCGGTTTTGACGGATTCGATGTTGTCTTTGCCGAAAGCCCCTCGAATCCCGGGTTGGACATGATCGATCTGACAACGGTCGCGGATCAGGTGCGTGCTGCCGGGGGCGTAACCATTGCCGACAACACGACGATGACGCCGCTGGGTCAGCGCCCTCTGGATCTGGGCATCGATGTGGTCGTCTCGTCCGATACCAAGGCGATGGGCGGGCATTCCGACATGCTGATGGGCCATGTGGCCAGCCGCGACAGCGACATCATGGAACGGGTCGGGGAATGGCGAAAAGTCTCCGGCTCGATTCCGGGGCCACATGAAGCATGGCTGCTGCATCGCGGCCTTGAAACTCTGGACGTTCGGTTCGACCGGATGTGCAGCTCGGCTGAAGTATTGGCCGAACGCCTGGCAGCACATCCCGCAGTGAAACGGGTTCGCTATCCCGGGCTGGCCGATGACCCGTCGCACAAACTGGCGCAAGAGCAGGCCACACGGTTCGGCTTTCTACTGTCCCTGACGCTGAACAGCGAAGACCAGGCCGAAGCCTTCATCAACAATTGCCCGCTTCTGCGCCCGGCCACGTCATTCGGGGGCGTCCACAGCTCGGCCGAGCGGCGCGCGCGTTGGGGCGACGACGTTGATCCGGCCTTCATCCGCCTGTCCGTCGGATGCGAACCAGTGGACGAACTATGGCACGCTATCGAAACCAGCCTGAACGCTGTGTGA
- a CDS encoding J domain-containing protein: MSDDPYTVLGVSKDASAAEIKKAYRRIAKDCHPDLKPGDDAAEAKFKAAAAAYDLLKDPETRARFDNGEIDASGQERPQQQYYREYAEAAGNPYRGRQADPDDMSDIFAEFMRGRGGFGGQRSHEFHAPGHNLNYTLQISFLDSVFGASQKLTLPDGDRIEVKIPAGITDGQTIRLRGKGAPGYGEGPPGDALVTVSVAKHPVFERHGDDIHITLPITIDEAILGGKVPAPTIDGGVNVNVPAGTSSGKTLRLRGKGVKKRGSSGRGDQLIELTIATPDKIDDELKQFMETWRQKHRYDPRKGMQL; this comes from the coding sequence ATGAGCGACGACCCCTACACCGTTCTTGGTGTCTCGAAGGACGCCAGCGCAGCCGAGATCAAGAAAGCCTACCGGCGCATTGCCAAGGATTGCCATCCGGATCTGAAACCGGGCGATGACGCGGCCGAGGCCAAGTTCAAGGCCGCTGCCGCAGCCTATGATCTATTGAAAGACCCTGAAACACGTGCGCGTTTTGACAACGGGGAAATAGACGCCTCGGGTCAAGAGCGCCCGCAACAGCAGTATTACCGAGAGTATGCCGAGGCCGCTGGAAACCCCTATCGGGGGCGTCAGGCGGATCCCGACGACATGTCAGACATCTTCGCCGAGTTCATGCGCGGTCGCGGCGGTTTTGGCGGTCAGCGCAGCCACGAGTTTCACGCTCCGGGTCACAATCTGAACTACACCCTGCAAATCAGCTTTCTGGACTCCGTGTTCGGCGCCAGTCAGAAATTGACCTTGCCGGATGGGGACCGGATCGAGGTCAAAATCCCGGCCGGTATCACCGACGGCCAGACCATCCGGTTGCGCGGCAAAGGCGCGCCGGGATATGGCGAAGGCCCTCCGGGTGACGCTCTGGTGACGGTTTCGGTCGCCAAGCACCCGGTTTTTGAACGTCATGGCGACGACATCCATATCACGCTGCCGATCACAATCGACGAGGCCATTCTGGGCGGAAAAGTCCCGGCCCCGACCATTGACGGCGGTGTGAATGTCAACGTGCCAGCGGGCACCAGCAGCGGCAAAACGCTCCGGTTGCGCGGCAAAGGCGTGAAAAAGCGCGGCTCGTCCGGCCGTGGGGACCAGCTGATTGAGCTGACCATTGCGACACCGGACAAGATCGATGATGAACTGAAGCAGTTCATGGAAACCTGGCGTCAAAAGCATCGCTATGATCCGCGGAAAGGAATGCAGCTATGA
- a CDS encoding U32 family peptidase, translating into MTQSRSELLMPAGNLRKLKLAVLYGADAVYLGTPDMSLRTKSEFSLEEVIEGVEFCHSHGRRAYLTLNLFSHNKDIPKLDEYIDTVRKVQPDGLIIADPGVFQYVRDRAPELPLHISTQANICSWLSVKFWQDQGAELVVLAREVSYPELVEIREKCPDIKLEAFVHGAMCMTYSGRCLLSNFMAERGANQGNCANSCRWNYALKLRLKDGTHQELRITEENADLFEFLLEEGCRPGDLMPIEEDDRGSYILNSRDLCIMPKLDEYLKIGVDSLKVEGRGKSEYYAAIVARAYRMAIDDYYADPENWDPKPYMRELETVGNRGYTLAFHEGRLTNYAHDYEHTASIAQWEYAGIVTEVTEDAFLVEVKNKLEPGDVLDFVSPISRETVLLRVYDFERASDGARIDVVHGSTKTVIRLPFTLFDHEDTDDLRTRFPAYSVLRKERALTDEHWSRIRFDKLVQGLETSGRDNPAAYARRRDELVEKIGEDGNERRFKTNRIGTEGCCGKGCNGCLIFWQDDKYALAREVLSKRKQGEQLSRREATELKLPGENA; encoded by the coding sequence ATGACCCAGTCCAGATCTGAATTGCTGATGCCTGCGGGCAATCTGCGCAAGCTTAAACTCGCTGTCCTCTACGGGGCGGATGCGGTGTATCTGGGCACGCCCGATATGTCGCTGCGCACAAAATCCGAGTTCTCGCTGGAAGAGGTGATCGAAGGGGTCGAGTTCTGCCACAGCCATGGCCGGCGCGCCTATCTGACGCTGAACCTGTTTTCGCACAACAAGGACATCCCGAAGCTGGACGAATATATCGACACGGTCCGCAAGGTGCAGCCGGACGGGTTGATCATCGCCGACCCCGGCGTGTTCCAGTACGTCCGCGACCGCGCGCCGGAACTGCCGCTGCATATCTCGACCCAGGCCAATATCTGTTCGTGGCTGTCGGTGAAGTTCTGGCAGGACCAGGGCGCCGAACTGGTGGTGCTGGCGCGCGAGGTTTCCTACCCCGAACTGGTGGAGATCCGTGAAAAATGCCCCGACATCAAGCTCGAGGCCTTCGTCCACGGTGCCATGTGCATGACCTATTCGGGCCGCTGCCTGCTGTCGAACTTCATGGCCGAGCGCGGCGCCAACCAGGGCAATTGCGCCAATTCCTGCCGCTGGAACTATGCGCTGAAGCTGCGCCTGAAGGATGGCACCCATCAGGAATTGCGGATCACCGAGGAAAACGCCGACCTGTTCGAATTCCTGCTGGAAGAAGGCTGCCGCCCCGGTGATCTGATGCCCATCGAAGAGGACGATCGTGGCTCGTACATCCTCAATTCGCGCGATCTGTGCATCATGCCCAAGCTGGACGAATACCTGAAGATCGGCGTGGACAGCCTCAAGGTCGAGGGGCGCGGTAAATCGGAATATTATGCCGCCATCGTCGCGCGCGCCTATCGCATGGCCATCGACGACTACTATGCCGACCCCGAGAACTGGGACCCGAAACCCTATATGCGCGAGCTGGAGACCGTGGGAAACCGCGGCTATACGCTGGCGTTCCACGAAGGGCGGCTGACCAACTACGCCCATGATTACGAGCACACGGCGTCCATCGCGCAGTGGGAATATGCCGGGATCGTCACCGAAGTGACCGAGGATGCGTTTCTGGTCGAGGTAAAGAACAAGCTGGAACCGGGCGATGTGCTGGATTTCGTCTCGCCGATCTCGCGCGAGACGGTTCTGCTGCGGGTCTATGATTTCGAACGCGCATCCGATGGTGCGCGGATCGACGTGGTGCATGGCAGCACCAAAACAGTGATCCGCCTGCCCTTCACCCTGTTCGACCACGAGGATACCGACGACCTGCGCACCCGGTTCCCCGCCTATTCCGTTCTGCGCAAGGAACGCGCCCTGACCGACGAACACTGGAGCCGCATTCGGTTCGACAAGCTGGTGCAGGGATTGGAAACCTCGGGCCGCGACAATCCCGCGGCCTATGCGCGCCGCCGCGACGAACTGGTCGAGAAGATCGGCGAAGACGGCAACGAACGCCGGTTCAAGACCAACCGCATCGGCACCGAAGGCTGCTGCGGCAAGGGCTGCAACGGTTGCCTGATCTTCTGGCAGGACGACAAATACGCGCTGGCCCGGGAAGTTCTTTCAAAGCGCAAACAAGGCGAGCAGCTCAGCCGCCGCGAGGCGACGGAATTGAAGCTGCCGGGCGAAAATGCCTGA
- a CDS encoding cytochrome P460 family protein yields the protein MNAGSFSIIRFGAAALAILSGSGLAFADGQNAHIAIENPAELSKQEALEHYRSLNRRMARGYAVAQLNLILNYQSWPLFNDAPYISATHGQRYVNSYANRMAHNYGTLQEGEELPMGSVLAKDSMTVTDEGHVHPGAMFIMEKLTEGASPDTADWRYIMVLPDGSVFGDTMGDRAGAVAYCHVCHEQVADRDYTFYVPEDYRTRD from the coding sequence ATGAATGCAGGTTCTTTTTCGATCATCCGTTTTGGTGCCGCTGCGCTTGCTATCCTCTCGGGTTCAGGCTTGGCCTTCGCTGACGGCCAGAACGCTCATATCGCGATCGAAAACCCTGCCGAGCTGAGCAAACAAGAGGCTTTGGAACACTACCGATCGCTCAATCGCCGCATGGCGCGTGGCTACGCCGTGGCACAATTGAACCTGATCCTAAACTACCAAAGCTGGCCGCTTTTCAACGATGCGCCCTATATTTCGGCAACCCATGGGCAGCGGTATGTGAACAGCTATGCCAATCGCATGGCGCATAACTACGGGACGTTGCAGGAAGGTGAAGAACTTCCCATGGGGTCGGTTCTTGCCAAGGACAGCATGACCGTGACGGATGAAGGTCACGTACATCCCGGTGCCATGTTCATAATGGAGAAACTGACAGAAGGTGCCAGCCCGGACACGGCGGATTGGCGTTACATCATGGTCTTGCCAGACGGCTCGGTGTTTGGGGACACTATGGGCGACCGCGCCGGCGCCGTGGCGTATTGCCATGTCTGTCACGAACAGGTGGCAGATCGGGACTATACGTTTTACGTGCCGGAAGACTATCGGACGCGCGATTGA